The genomic DNA aaataacagTGAACTCAGACCACAAGAAAGATTCACGGGCAGTTCTAATGATACTTTATTCTTTAAAGGGGGTCCTCCAGCATATTACTCggaaaacatttcattcagCCTTAAGGCACTTTTCAACTACACGTGTAGTTTTGCAATGTGGTTTCTCTTCTTCTCGTAAGACTGACCCAACCCAGACTTGTAACCATCTGTTCGGTAGACAAATGTGCAGTATTCAAGACTATTCTACCACCTCGTCTTTGTAGGCATTCTAGGCATTCTAGGCCTTTTCATTCCCTCTCCCACATCCATGGAAAACAGCACCACAATAATCCAAAATTGGACGAAAACGAAATTggttaaaacaacttttaaaatgctAGTGGGTAATAactagtttttttcttgtttttatgcGTTTCAGTAAGTTCCTGCCTAAACCATCTGCTCAAAGGAACGTAAACTTGTTATCCTTATATGATAACGAGAAGTCTGTTTCTGGTTTTGAGAGAGAAGCTGTAGCCCTGAGCCGTTCGGCATGCGAGGGATCAGGGTCCAAAGATAACAATGAGTGGATAAATTTTCTAACAAGACGAGTTGTACTGAATTGAGATTTATGGTCACTTCgcctaaaagaattttttacgTGAAAGTTttgaatatataaatatatcatGAGGGTTTCAATGGGgataaccgttagccgtaaaaaggcaaacaaatttAGCCGTCAGGCATAAAGATTGACATATTTTGACGGTAGccgcaaaatggaaaaaatgtaaccgttagccgtaaaagctatTACCCTATTGAGACACTTATCAAACAATGTTTGACACTTTCTTGCACACATGAATACCAGTAGCGTATAACATAGACACTTCCACGGACCCAGCTTAGCCCAAAATGTATGTAATTATTTCGTAGATTTGATTGAGTATTTCATGGAAATTTCCATGGCCCTGTTTTTGACAAGAATATTCTctaatattttgaaaacttgaatgACTATTACATGGAAATTTCCATAAACCCGTTTTGGAAAAGAATTCCTTAcgcgcattttttttttctcaagagtCAGTATTACATAGAAAATTCAATACACCCATTTTAGCCGAAAAAaggtggtttttgttttcttttttgcatgaAATAGTATTACATAGATATTTCCATGTATCCGTTTTGGGTTAGAGATGTTTGATACTGCTTTGTATACGTGAATGAGTATTACGTGGAAATTTCCATGGATCGTTTTGGTGAGGCGCTATCACATTGAAATCGTAAAAGTATACTACATACAAATTTCCATGTAACCGCGTTTAAATTGTATTAGAATGTTCGAAGCTACTTTTTGTACGCGTAAATGAGTATTACATGAATATTTCCAAGTACCCGTTTTGATTAAGAATGTTTGATCATCAAACATTGGCCAAAACACTCTTTGCCAAGAGTGTTTGATTCTATTATTTTAACGTGTAAACGGCTATTACATGGAAGTTTCCATGTACTCgtttaatttgttcaataatgatTCATATTATTTTGTATGCGTGAAAAAGTATTACATGGAAATTACCATGGATCTTTTTGGTGTGGCACTATTATATTGAGATCGTAAATACTGCTGACAAGTTTTCCTCTATCAAAAACTCGTCGACTTTTTTAATAGCTTAGTGGACCATTTGAGAGATATATGTGTTGCTGTTTGCGCGAGTTATCATAATATTAGAGCGCCAATCACTACCTATAACTGGAAAAGTAGACGCTACCACACTCATTTTTTACTGTTAAGCAACAGGttgactgaaaaaatgaaaatgttttgaataaactgaaataaacataaTTCGTGATAGCCGATCGAATCATTGAAACCGTTGATTGAGCCTTAAGTCTTCGTTGATAGTCTGCCGATTGGTGACTTTTACGGTTTTTgcttttacattatcaattttATCATAGCAAAGTTTGACTTTCTTCCAGATTTGTTACTACAGAAAATCTATTCTTAATAAATTACGTGTTTTGGAGAAATAACACGATGAAGGAAATTTTGGGCTATATTATATTGTTCAAGAGAGTGTGTTTACTGCAACAGAGGTAACAGTCAAAGGAAGTTTTAATGTCAGAAATGAAATAGCTGGCCTTAAGTCAAATCGTAGTTAACAGTGAAAAAGTCATAATATGTAATCATCGATCAGTGGCAcactttcatctttttcaagTAGCTGAGGTAACTTTTCGCCCCGTTACAAAAAAACTGCACTGTCACTTGTGGACACCGAAAGGAAGACCGGTATTGTTCTAGCCTTTGGCTTCCTCGGCCCTTAAATGAAACGTTAACAGCTCTTTGCCTCCATTGGCACAGGGCTTTGAGGACAgcattttatttaatatttcgGTCACACTACTTCAGTGCATACTTTCTGcttttatttgttcaaaactttgttcaaaCTTCATTTGAATCTGTAGACAGGGTTTGTTTTGCGTCATTACAAGTTATGGAGGGTACATTAATGGGGGGTATCATAAGCTGAAATGAAGTTGACTTTAAGTTTCGTGGTTACAAGTAGATCGTAGGTGAACTCAACAGGGATAGATTAAAGGTATCGTCGGACTGTGTTTCTGgtcataaaaattcagttttggtggTATTGCTTGCTCACCACTGgaggaagagaagaaagctTGTTTACATCAATTTTGCAGAAGCGGCCTGGTGAAATCGTCATTTACATTTGAACCTTTGGTCGATCGGGACCCGAAGATTCTCAGTGTTCGAGATCGTCTTTGCTTTGTATCTTTTCCTTTGATGTCTTCGTCCCAAGCGTGTCTGTCATTCACCTCAAAATTGACCTTATATTTCCTGAacatcattccttttttctttttgggaaaCTCTTTTGCGGCACCGTCTTTCGGGTCTTGCACTCCTTCGCTTTGAGGGTTGCCACAAGAGATCTTACAATTCACTTTGCCGATTTCCAAGTCGCTTAAATCGAAGAAAGTATTTCTTTCCGAGAAGTAAGTACCCTTGAGgttttcaactttgtttttcttcaaagggtGAGCTCTGATCCAATTATTTGCGCTCTGAACTGTGTTCATCCACAGGCCGTGAAGAAAGAGCTGGAAAAGGAGCGACGCTCTGTGTAAATCATCAGCCATGCTCATTCGTTTTACTCAGTGCTGAATCCGTCGTGCATGCGTAACAAACGTATTTTCATGACGTACCAGCACATAAACGATTTACTGCGCGTGCATGTATGGGCCTCGCGCTGAAAAGAGGAATTCGAGTCTCGAGTATCTCTTTAAGcaatagaccgcactttctTTCCGTTTGCCATTGTAATTACCCACGCAAGATGTTttgagaacacgagaaaagttaGTAAACCAGGCGTAAGCCAAAGGTAAgtgattttaaaagattttcgaGTGTTCACAGACACTGTCCACATCCAAACTCCTTTATTTCACGAGAAAATCATAAAACAGGTACTTGAATTTATGTGCTCGTCAGCTAATGAGCAGATAGTTcaaaagatgaaataattaCCAAGAACAGTGAGATTGAAACAGCAGTAAAAAGCAGAGCTAGACAAGAGGAAAACATTAGAGCCTCGACGGCGCTCAAATCCCCCCGTGTCTCCACCCCCCGAATGTATCAACCGGACGCGGATGTCTCCGCCTAATACCACGAGGCTTGATTGTTTCTACTGGCTCAACTGGATATAAAGGGACTCGAAGTCACACTAACGTAGCTGTAAGGCTCCAGGGACaatattttaatccttttattattttgttcataatGTCTGCGAACGTTGTGTTCAAGACTATTCTACCACCTCGTCTTTGTAGGCATTCTAGGTATTCTAGGCCTTTTTCATTCCCTCTACCACATCCATGGAAAACAGCACCACAATAATCCAAAATTGGACTAAAACGAAATTggttaaaacaacttttagAATGCTAGTGGGTAATAActagttttttcttgtttttatgcGTTTCAGTAAGTTCCTGCCTAAACCATCCGCTCAAAGGAACGTAAACTTATTATCCTTATATGATAACGAGAAGCCTGTTTCTGGTTTTTAGGAGAGAAGCTGTAGCCCTGAGCCGTACGGCATGTAAGGGATCAGGGTCCAAAGATAACAATGAGTGGATAAATTTTCTAACAAAACGAGTTGTACTGAATTGAGATTTATGGTCACTTCGCTAAAAAGAATctttaaagtgaaaattttgaatatataaatatatcatGAGGGTTTCAATGGGgataactgttagccgtaaaagccattacCCTATTGAGACACTTATCAAAGAATTCCTTAACTGGCGTGATCTGTTGTAGGACAGTGAAAAGCGGCGccagaaaagggaaaaagaactTGCCGACGATGAACAAAAGATGGCCAACGAACAATCCATAAAAGTATGTTTCTACATTGTTGCATGAactgcaagaaaaagaaattcctTTCTCGCTCATATCCTGTCGCCAAATTAACGATTTcttgctttttcgttttccgAAAAGTATGCTACTGAAACATACAGAATGTGTTTCACGATACGTGTGGTCCTTTTTAAACCAGTTAACCCCTTAGAATGGTTAgttaaataatcaccaacttaaaaagctcttgGTTCGTAGACAAATTATCCTTATAGTACCATAGAAATCTCCTAGAGCACGGAATGCACAATATGCATACCTATATTCAAATAGTAAAGCTGCTTCTGGCGAATGAGCTCCAGCCCTCTGCCGTgattattttaaacttctcGTCTCGTTTACTTATTTTTCGCTGATTCAGTCATTTCGCTTCTTTGTTTGAATGTTTGATGTATCTCTTCTCTTCCACAGATTCGCCGTGCTCGACTTAAAGAGTTGTTAACAGAGGAAAATATTCAATACGAGAAAGAGCTCAATGGTTTTGGAAAAGCGTTCTACAAGAACAGAACTTAAGCCTACTTTAGCGTTGTTAAAAATATTCTGCGCAGCTTTGGCTTATAAGTTAGACCTATCATCAATCGTCTTATTTCTACATGTCATTAGATCATTAGATACCTTCCAAGTAAATAACCGAGATTTTTCTCTCACCCGTAAGACCAAAACGAACCAGAGTATTATGGTTTATTGAGAATCTTAACGGTCAAATCCAGAGGTCAACATATCTCCGAAGGGCTTCCTTGCGAAAAGACTATTAACCGACTGTTCCTCCCTCATCAAAGAGCGACACCTCTTCAATATGCAACAAGAAGCAGACGAGAGGTTGTTTCTCTGGCGTGAAGTGTGACCCAGCCCCTTCTCGTCATTCCACACTATGTGTTTGCccacccccctcctcccttACGTTATTAGGACCGTGCGGAAAAAAATAATACCGTTGCTAATCGATTGAGAATGGCTTCTTTATCTGACTTTCGCTGCAGGTTGTGTTACATGATTGCATGATTGACAGCCAGGTTTCCTTCTGCTGCTGATTAAATAAAGTCCCCATGAATAAAGGATTGTCAAGTGCCAAATGCATTGGGCAGGAAAGGGGAGGAGGGTTGTACTACTGATGCTTGACCAGACCAGACCACTCTGCACCACTAACGGAAGTATCGAGATGCAGCAGAGGAGATAGCAAGGTTCTACAAACATGGGCATATGCAGTGTCATGAGTATTAGTAGATACCACACTAATAAATAACGCTTTTCGAACACCTTGACTGGCTAGTTTGGAAGTGAATAACAAGCACTTTTCACCTCCAAGCTGAAGATGAGACAAAATTGGGCATAAGGAGTAaaatttctgaccatttttttttgtaaaggaaagaaataaactgatATTTTGGTATCTTTGTGATATAAAACATTACAACTATACACCTCAATGTTGGTGAATAATTGGTAAATATAAAGTACACCATATACAACTGCAGCAAACATAATCCTAATGACAGTTTCTACCTGACTTATAAGACAATACACAACCTTTATTTACCTTGTTTGTCTGCCCATTTTAATGTCTCCAACATACCAACTTAATTGTCTTTTAAACAAAACATGATTTTACAatctaaaagttttttttatttttcctggtACAGTTGGTTTAACCATGTtggtatttttctgtttttaaacttCCTTGTACTTAATAAGtaccaaaaattgaaaatattcctAAATAGATCAACCAAATCTCTGGGTACTTTGTACCTTCCATCATGCATTTAAGtgaccaaaaaagaaaaaaaaatcaaaatacttgCCCATAGATTAACTCTACCAAGTTATTTTATGTGGAAACTCAATTTTCAACGTTTCAACCTAAGGTCTTCGTGAAATATCGAAAAATAGTTattaatatataaatacatttttgtttccaaactcACTTGTACTTAGTAAgtatcaaaaattgaaaatattcctaaaaatatcaaccaaatcTCTGGGTACTTTGCACCTTCCATCATAAGTCTAAGTgacccaaaagaaaaaaatttaaaatttttgcctaTGGGTTAACTCTACCAAGTTGTTTTATGTGAAAActcaattttcaacttttccacTCTAAGATCTTCATTAAATATTGAGAAATATATTGTAATGTATAAAATACTTTTAACCACTCTAAAATGATCAAAGCAGCTTCTGAGTGGAAGACAGTAGACTATGAACAAtccttctttttcccttttttatggtaagtcgaaaaaaaaaattaaaaaatttaaggcaTGCATCTCATGTCCAAAGTTCCAAGTGCTACCCCAACATCAATTATTTGCACAATGGATTTCCTAAAAAGGAGGAACTGATTATAGTTTAGGATGATGGTGGTTCATTCAATCAGTGTCCACATCAAGCCTTCGATATTGACTCTTATATGCTAGAAGCAGAGGAACACAAACTGCAATGCCACCTACACTAACCCAGTTCATCCATTGGACATTAGACATGGGAAACATGAAGGCTGcatcaaacacaaatatcactGTATTACCCAGAACAAGGCCTATGCCAGCAGATGTCCCCTCCCCCACAGGGTAAACACACTCCATAATAAGCTCAAACAGAAGTGGAATTGTACAGTTAAATAACAACCCACTGCAGAtaattgaagcaaataaaagCTCCTGGGAAAAGGGCAAGATTTGAGAACAGGTCAGAGTGAAGATCAGCTGCATTATAGTAGTGCCAGTGAGAAGACCCACAAGGATTTCCTTAGTCCACCACTTTACGATATCTGCTGACctgacaagaaagaaaaaagacttgTATCATAAAACAACCAATAACAATTTACTTCTTTGTTACCCACTTGGTTACTAGTGCAACAGCTGTACAAAAATGACCAAGGGCCTATATTAGCTTGTACAGCTAGAGCAAACGAGATTAGGAAGTATCTAATTAATATAACACAAGTaacaaacttatttatttaGAATTTGCTGGCTTTTTCCAACAAATGTAGAAGGCTTGTGACCATTTCCTGGCTTGTATTTGGTCCACATGAAAAAATCCCAACCgagtaaaaaccaatcagaattttCGGATTCACCTCAGGACTCTCCTGCCATATTATGATAAGCATTATAAACCTTTGggttaactcccagaagtgattaacatgtaacttctccctatgatatcCATGTGTACTctagcaaacagttaatgagaatactaaaactcatcaggaagaagtttttatcttgatcttacaccatattcttataactaattcaCAgggaattgtgtagcagcaagaagggagaattaacaatcagaccttggagttaaagggttaaacataaAGAGATTCCAACCCCCCTGTTGTACcattaaaaaagtgaaaagggGTGAAAATCTTCAAGGGAGTgcaagatttcttttctttatcaacctaagattaaaaatatttcttcaaaatttactaggactttttttttggcttttacTCTACTAGCCTTTCACCCCTTCCCACCCCGATCACACTTGCTACTGGTTCTATCCCTTACCATATGGTATTTGAACCTAGTCTAATGCAAGTCTCTTACTGAGAGGATGAATGGCAACATGGAATGTAAATGTTGTTATATGCTCAACTCACAATGTAGTATTTTAACAGATTATGAGGGTTTTTCCTGAAATGTGtctttttgtttatatgttgagaAAGAAAAGGCACAGTCATGGACAATCTTTAAAGTTTGTGGAAAATGCAGTACAAGGAAACATGTAACAGTGTTGTGGTGTGGTAGGGTTGAAAGGATTGAGATTAGCAAATAGCAGAACCAGAATAAcctgtaaataataaaatattatcTTACAAAAACAAGGTTTTTACCTTGCAATAATAATTCCAGAAACAATTCCAGCTAAACTTCCACCAGTTCCCAGCAATCCAGAAGTTTTCTCATCAATTTTAAAAGGCTGAACAGCAAGGTCTAAAACTGATGACCAACCAGAATAGATGCCAAATGATGCTGCAAAAACAAAGATCAACAACCAATAGGACCAATTGGTTATCAGCATTTTAATTCCTTCTACATATccaattttggtttgttttcttgttaattGTGTTATACTCGGAGGAAGAGGTGGCTTAGAAGGAAAATAGATGgtaacacacaaaaaaagaaatgctgcAATTCCAATCTGTACATAGAAGTAATCCATGAGTCTGCCCTCAATGAACTTAACATCCTTGTCTGTCAAATTATGCTTGTTACCCTCAAAGGTATCATTTGTCTCAGGTATCATTGTGGGTCCAATAAAGAAAGCCAGGGCAGCTCCAAAATTAGCGGCCAGGGTACCAATGGCTGTAGCAGTTGTGCGTTCACTTGGAGGAAACCAAGTTGTTGACACCAAGGGTGGGGCTCCATTTGGTATAAAGCTTGGCAGCATTGCTATAAGATGGCCAATGAAAATTACAACAGTTCTTACTGTGAGGTCACGAAAAGGAATCACTTGAATTACTTTCCCAACCAGAAGCATTGTAGATGTGACCTGAACAGATAACCTTAAACCTGCAAAGAAGGAATACATAATAACAGtcaaatttaataaaatcatGAATTAACAGAAATCCATTTGGGGGAATGTGCTTCTTGCAAGGCTCAACCCTTTGACCTGACTTAGAGTGACtggcacctaatttctccttttaatattATTACCCCTAATCATACATTAACGTCACAAGAATATAAGGaaaattgatcaccaactaaagaagctatctatttaacaaatagattccaagttgccgtgcatctcttcagtaatagatcacagatgacgccaaaatgtggtaagaacaaaaaagtggcacacgaggcacagccaagtgtgtcactgatgttcttaccacattttgacgtcctctgtgatctattactgaacagacacatggcaacttggaatctatttttattatataataaagaatttaaaaaaagtttcaatgatgatgtcatctatacatctgtcctccaatagatcataagtgagaaccaatcagaatgcatgcataactgagcttattatataaaataaaacacattctccttgtcagcaccttaagaaatgtatatagaaaagtaaggagaatatgtatactgattttagggtgtaaagggtttaagaattgctaaaaaaaaaatgtaacactTAAGGTAGAGGAACAAATTTtctacaatgaaaataatttgtggAGAGTTGAGAGAGAGGACCTGAAATGGTCTAGGCCCCCTTTTTTTTAAGCCTGTCAACTTCTCATTCAACATTAGTCCAATTAGGCTCTTTTGTACAGAAAATTGTCAATACATGGATGACTTGGAACCCAGGGTTGAGAATCAATAAAATCCTC from Pocillopora verrucosa isolate sample1 chromosome 10, ASM3666991v2, whole genome shotgun sequence includes the following:
- the LOC136284008 gene encoding solute carrier family 49 member 4-like, whose product is MEDSESRRPLHDDDIVSPDRQTDVENKEISSSNERTCKVYKRRWYVLFVFTVTSMVSNMMWNTWGPIQRSCRLVFGWEKWTVLLLSSLGAIGPIMGAFPSTWLMDTKGLRLSVQVTSTMLLVGKVIQVIPFRDLTVRTVVIFIGHLIAMLPSFIPNGAPPLVSTTWFPPSERTTATAIGTLAANFGAALAFFIGPTMIPETNDTFEGNKHNLTDKDVKFIEGRLMDYFYVQIGIAAFLFLCVTIYFPSKPPLPPSITQLTRKQTKIGYVEGIKMLITNWSYWLLIFVFAASFGIYSGWSSVLDLAVQPFKIDEKTSGLLGTGGSLAGIVSGIIIARSADIVKWWTKEILVGLLTGTTIMQLIFTLTCSQILPFSQELLFASIICSGLLFNCTIPLLFELIMECVYPVGEGTSAGIGLVLGNTVIFVFDAAFMFPMSNVQWMNWVSVGGIAVCVPLLLAYKSQYRRLDVDTD